DNA from Candidatus Binataceae bacterium:
AAAATCAGCAGGATCACGAAAGCGACAGGCGGAATTAATCTCCCAAAGTGCGCACCTCGACTGCCGCAAGTGGGCGTACTGACTTCGGCTTTCAAAGGACCAATATAAGGCGCCCGCGAAGTTGCCCGCCATCCAACCTCTCGATAGGCCGCGCGTCCGTCGGCGAGAGCGATCACCAGATCGATTGGCGGCGGCTGGAACCTGGTCTGCTCGAAAAACGGTCGCACAGCTGCAACCAGCTCTCCAGAGGCAACTGCGTCGCGGGCACGGTTGTTATCGAACGGCTCACTGGATTCTGAACATTACGGCTGACGTTCTGGAGTCTCAAGCAAAATGAGTAGCTTCATGTGATCAGGAATGCGCTGATGAAATTCAAACAAAGCGATTTCCAGGACGTGAGCGTTCGTGGCAAAGGTTTAAAAATTAATCCAAGCATTAAAAGATTCCCGGTATCAGATGCCAAGGCACCTTGGCGCAGTATTCCTCATAACCGGGCAGGTTTTTGGCGAGGAATTTTTCTTCGTCGAACAACCGCCACACGAGGCCGAGGATCGTGAGGACGGAGGCGATGAGCCCCCAGTAGGAGCCGAGCGCCAACGACATTCCAATGAAATATACTGCCGCGCTCGCGTACATCGGGTTGCGCACAATCGCATAGGGGCCGGTGGAGATCACTCTTTGACCTTTGGCGACTTCGACGGTAGCGGAGCCAAAAGAGTTTTCCTTGAAAACCCGGAACACCATCCACAGTGCAACTATTATGATGATGTCGCCCATTATCGAAAGCCACGATGGAACATTGGACCAGCCGAAACGGCGGTCAAGGCCGGGGACCACGAACGCTGCGATGGCCGCGAGTCCCGTGCATAGCACGATGATCTTTTGGATGGTTCGCTTCTCGGCCGTCGGGCCGGCCTTCGTCCGGTTCTCCACCAATATAGGGTCTTTTGACATGAAGAGTATGAGAAGAACGCTCGGCACGGCGCTCACTCCAAGATAGGACCAAGCCTGCCAGTAATCGATTGTTCCCGCCGAAAAGAACAGCGCAAGCGCGATAAGGACAGAGATCGCGACACCGTCGAGCCACATTTTTGCCCTAGGATTTTTCATGATCAGATCAATGACGATCTTATCGCGAGCACCAGCCTTCTGGTTACGACCACCACTTCGACCGATCGGTTGGATTCGACTTCTGCCGCGGGATCTGAATGCCCGACGTATAGCTCGACCAACCCAGAGTCCAGCGAAACAAATGCTAGAGCATGGAGTAAGGGGTCGCCCGTTTCATTTCCGCCGCACCCGAGAGATGTCTAGGGCTTTTTTCAGACGACGCCATTCGCCCGGTGCGGTGAATCACGAGCCCAAGTTTGCCCACCGAATGGCCGGCCTAGGCCGAAGGTCTTCATCAGTCCGAAGGCCGATGCGACTCCAAGCGCCTCACCGCCCCGACCTCATCAACTAGTGCCGGTTAAAAGCCTTTCGCGGTCGAACATCGGCGTCACGATCCTCCAACTCAACGCGTTGGCGAGCAGCAGCAGCACCGCGAGGACGATCGCGAGGCCGAACGTCGCGTGAATCACGTCGAATGCGATGAGCGATGTCGCCACGCCCACCGGGAGACTCCCGAGGAGGCTGAGCTGCTGGGCGACTCGAACGTCGCTCGAGCGGGTGGAGACAGCTATGCCGACCCAAACCGAAAAGGCGGCGAGGAGCGGCGTGAAGAACACCTGGGCGAGGATGTCCGGACCGTGGAGGATCGCCGACGCGACGGCGGGATGCGCGAAGCACGCAACGAAGGCAAGGAAGAATGCGAACACTGCATAGGCGATTCCGGTCGACGGAGCGAGTACGGCCAGCGCCTTTCCGAGCAGGAATTCTTCGCGACGAATTGGTGTCGTCAGAACCGGCTCAAGGGTTCCCTGCTCGCGTTCGCCGGCGACCGCGTAGGCGGCGAGCATGGCAGGCGTGAGTACCGGGAGGGCGAGCATGTAGAGCAAGACATGCCCGTGGCTGAGTTGGGCTGCTTTCGACGCGGGCACGATGTACACGACAACGATCGGTTGAATGAGGAAGATGAGCGGGAAGATCGCCAACGCAACGAGCACGGAGCGGTTGCGGCGGTACTCGCGCAGCTCTTTGCGGAAGATGGCCCCGATTCGCCTCTTGCTCACGCTGACCTCGGATCTGCGTCCACATCTTCGTTGACTAGCTCCAGGTACACGTCTTCGAGTGAGTGATACGACTCGCTGATCGCCAGCACGTCGGCTCCGGCTGCCACCAGCGCTCGAGTTACACCTGGCGCGGCGAGCGCAGGGTCGGAGACCGTGAGAACGTATCCGGACTGGCCCTTCAAGCTCCAGCCGTTGACCCCCGAAAGGCCGCGGAACACCCGGTCGGGATCCGGAAGCGGAGCGCTGGTCCGGATCGTGAGAGTTCTGGCGAACAGTTGGTCCCGGAGCTCGTCGGGGCGGCCGATCGTACGCAGGGTCGTGTTCAGGATCGCGACCCGGTCGCAGAGACGTTCTGCTTCCTCTAGCCGATGGGTCGTCAGGAAGATCGTGACGCCCCGCTTGCGGAGCCCGATGATCAGTTCGTGGACCTCTCGAGCGGCGACCGGGTCGAGGCCGGAGGTAGGCTCGTCGAGAAACAGCACCTCAGGGTCGCTGAGCAGCGCCCTGGCCAGGGCGACCCGTTGGCGTAAGCCCTTGGACAGGGCGCCGCAGATATCCTGAGCACGGTCGGCCAAGTTGACCGCTTCCAGCGAACTCGCGATGCGAGCCTTCGGGTCGGCCACCTCGTACAAGTCGGCGAAGCATGTGAGGTTCTCGACGACGCTCAAGCGCAAGAAGAGTCCCGGTGACTCAGGCATGATCGCGATTCGTCTGCGGATCTCAACGCCGTTTTCGGGCGTGAGCGGAAGGCCGGCAACCGCCGCGAAGCCTGAGGTCGGGGCAATGAGAGTACCGAGCGTCCGCACGGTCGTGGTCTTACCGGCGCCGTTGGGGCCGAGGAAGCCAAACACCTCGCCGTAGCCGATCTCGAAGGAGACGTCCTTGAACGCGACGCGGTCACCGAATCGCTTCGACAGATGTCGGACCGACAATGCTGGACCCGTAACCGACTGATGAAAAATTGCCTCTTGCGCGTCCGCATGTGCTGGGCGAAGCGTGTGTGACCAAGAATTGGATCTTTTGCTCATTCACACCCGCTTTTCGCGAAAATATCGACGGGTTCCAATGAACAACTTCGACCCTGATCGCGTTGAACAACTTAGTTAATTTTCTCTCGCCGATAGACGGGCGCACGGTGCCGTAGCCGTCCTAGAATCGTTCACGAAGGGTGCAGATTCACCTCCAAGCTGTAGCGCCGGCGAGTGTCGTGGATGACCATTGCACAACCCTGTTCGGCCGCACAGATAGGAACTGCGCACGTCCGGCACTCTTATCGTACGGACTACCCTGGAGGAGTACTGGGTATTGCCCCGAAGGTGAGGGTCGATAGATGTCCGAGAATAGACGCACGCCATCGCGCATAGGAATGGGTACGCTGGTTTCGACGACTACACTGGCCATAGGCGGCTTATGATTTCAGCGGGTGGGCTCGGGCGAGCGCTTAAGCCTCGGCATCACTTTACTGGCTATCAACTCGATCGATCGCATGATCTTGTCGTGCGGTGTGGTGTACATCTGCATGAAGAGCAAGGCTTCGTCCACCCCCGCATCCGAGAGATATTGCAGGACTTTGAGGCAGGTTTCGGGACTGCCGATACAGGCGCCGCCGGCCTTGACGATCTCCGACATCGGTACCGAACGCGCCGCATCATACGCGGTTTCCTTCCAATACTTCATGAACCATTCGTAGGAGCGCGGAGGCTTACCGTCGATCCAGGGGGCGAACAGATTGCGCACCGCGTCGCCGTACATTCTGAAGTTCGGCCCCTGAATCGCCAGGGCTTCCTCGTCGGTGTCGCAGCAAAGTGTGAAGGTCAACAAAGCAAATTTGTTGTTGACCGTCGCACCAATCGGTTTGCAGTTCTTGATTCGTTCACGGTAGAGGCGAACGAAGTCGTTCGACTGGCCCTGCCCAATTCCAAAACCCAGCGCGCCCAGGCCATGATCGGCCGCGAATTCCAGCGTGGCCGGCTGAGTGCATGCCACCCACATGGGCGGATGCGGCTTTTGGACCGGCTTCGGCACGACCTGGCGCTCGGGCATTCGCAGAGTCCGGCTTTCATAGTGGAAATTTTCTTGCGTCCACATCTTCGGAAGGATGCTCAGCGCTTCCTCCCACTGGGGACGAGTATCGTCAGGATCGACTTCAAAAGCGGAAAGTTCCGATTCCGAGATTGCACGCCCCCCGCCGAACTCGACCCGCCCGTTTGACAGCAGATCCAGGGTGGCGATGCGTTCAGCCACCCTCAGGGGATGGTTGATGCGGAAAGGCAGCAGCACGATCCCGTGTCCCAGGCGGATGTTTTTAGTCTTGGCGGCCAGATGCGCCAGGACGAGCTCCGGCGAGGAACTGTAGGAGAATCCGGGCAGAAAGTGATGCTCGGTAAACCATACACAACGGTAGCCGAGTTGGTCGGCGAGCATCGTCTGCTCGATGCACTGATCGAATGTGCGCCTCACACT
Protein-coding regions in this window:
- a CDS encoding ABC transporter permease subunit, coding for MSKRRIGAIFRKELREYRRNRSVLVALAIFPLIFLIQPIVVVYIVPASKAAQLSHGHVLLYMLALPVLTPAMLAAYAVAGEREQGTLEPVLTTPIRREEFLLGKALAVLAPSTGIAYAVFAFFLAFVACFAHPAVASAILHGPDILAQVFFTPLLAAFSVWVGIAVSTRSSDVRVAQQLSLLGSLPVGVATSLIAFDVIHATFGLAIVLAVLLLLANALSWRIVTPMFDRERLLTGTS
- a CDS encoding ABC transporter ATP-binding protein; this translates as MSKRSNSWSHTLRPAHADAQEAIFHQSVTGPALSVRHLSKRFGDRVAFKDVSFEIGYGEVFGFLGPNGAGKTTTVRTLGTLIAPTSGFAAVAGLPLTPENGVEIRRRIAIMPESPGLFLRLSVVENLTCFADLYEVADPKARIASSLEAVNLADRAQDICGALSKGLRQRVALARALLSDPEVLFLDEPTSGLDPVAAREVHELIIGLRKRGVTIFLTTHRLEEAERLCDRVAILNTTLRTIGRPDELRDQLFARTLTIRTSAPLPDPDRVFRGLSGVNGWSLKGQSGYVLTVSDPALAAPGVTRALVAAGADVLAISESYHSLEDVYLELVNEDVDADPRSA
- a CDS encoding LLM class flavin-dependent oxidoreductase translates to MGGLPVDVSLFFELETSDLSEASVRRTFDQCIEQTMLADQLGYRCVWFTEHHFLPGFSYSSSPELVLAHLAAKTKNIRLGHGIVLLPFRINHPLRVAERIATLDLLSNGRVEFGGGRAISESELSAFEVDPDDTRPQWEEALSILPKMWTQENFHYESRTLRMPERQVVPKPVQKPHPPMWVACTQPATLEFAADHGLGALGFGIGQGQSNDFVRLYRERIKNCKPIGATVNNKFALLTFTLCCDTDEEALAIQGPNFRMYGDAVRNLFAPWIDGKPPRSYEWFMKYWKETAYDAARSVPMSEIVKAGGACIGSPETCLKVLQYLSDAGVDEALLFMQMYTTPHDKIMRSIELIASKVMPRLKRSPEPTR
- a CDS encoding isoprenylcysteine carboxylmethyltransferase family protein, which gives rise to MKNPRAKMWLDGVAISVLIALALFFSAGTIDYWQAWSYLGVSAVPSVLLILFMSKDPILVENRTKAGPTAEKRTIQKIIVLCTGLAAIAAFVVPGLDRRFGWSNVPSWLSIMGDIIIIVALWMVFRVFKENSFGSATVEVAKGQRVISTGPYAIVRNPMYASAAVYFIGMSLALGSYWGLIASVLTILGLVWRLFDEEKFLAKNLPGYEEYCAKVPWHLIPGIF